In the genome of Candidatus Binataceae bacterium, one region contains:
- the ilvN gene encoding acetolactate synthase small subunit, with translation MPSHTISVLVENEFGVLARVAGLFSSRGYNIESLTVNEDPLDPTVSRIVLVTSGDEQVLEQINKQLNKLVSVIKVTDFQGVDIVDREMVIVKIAVEERTRSELDSIVHAFRAHVVDIGPTATAVEITGDSDKIKAFISLVRPLGIKEIIRSGKVAMARSVQLNGEGHRHHR, from the coding sequence ATGCCAAGTCACACCATATCTGTCCTGGTTGAGAACGAATTCGGCGTGCTCGCGCGCGTCGCGGGCCTCTTTTCGAGCCGCGGCTACAACATCGAATCGCTGACGGTCAACGAGGATCCGCTCGATCCCACCGTCTCGCGAATCGTGCTCGTGACCAGCGGTGACGAGCAGGTGCTCGAGCAAATCAACAAGCAGCTGAACAAGCTCGTATCGGTCATCAAGGTCACCGACTTTCAGGGCGTCGATATCGTCGACCGCGAGATGGTCATCGTCAAGATCGCAGTGGAAGAGCGGACGCGCTCGGAACTCGACTCCATCGTTCACGCCTTTCGCGCCCACGTCGTGGACATCGGGCCGACCGCGACCGCGGTAGAAATCACCGGCGACTCCGACAAGATCAAGGCATTTATCTCGTTGGTTCGTCCGCTCGGCATCAAGGAAATAATAAGATCAGGCAAGGTGGCGATGGCGCGTTCGGTGCAACTCAACGGCGAAGGCCATCGCCATCATCGCTAA
- a CDS encoding site-2 protease family protein, with protein sequence MLTSIISAIVILGLLIIVHEAGHFLVAKRLGVRVLRFSIGYPPRIAGFRRGETEYVIGATPAGGYVRMLGEEIGDEPKSDELHTFLVEIGHDLAQVTRETALTADTAPGAPQEGGAAAIDKPARAVDEGDRGADHGLDGLLESLASRPVPLEAQFSRPLKSEELILLNRIRMLNSARQARVSLQQNPPEELLAAFRARAFPSQPLWKRFAIVLAGPAANMLFAPVLLTLIFMYGVPTPLPVIDELTPGMPAVQAGLQSGDKIIAIDNKAISSWEEFSDAVKASKGAPLNLEIERPAGQPQGRMNLTVRAKRQDVKTPFGPVNEWIIGVTPREATRRLNPLAAAYHAVLSSVSLTGQMVVGIAMIVSGTVPIRESVGGPIAIVRLAGQEARHGLFSFAMFTVMLSLQLGLVNLLPVPLLDGGHLAFFAFEGVRGKPLAMRHREIALQVGLFLIVALFALLIFNDISHIVQG encoded by the coding sequence ATGCTGACTTCGATCATTTCCGCCATCGTCATCCTGGGCTTGCTGATCATCGTCCACGAAGCAGGCCACTTCCTGGTGGCAAAGCGACTCGGAGTTCGGGTGTTGCGGTTCTCGATTGGTTATCCGCCCCGAATTGCCGGCTTCCGCCGCGGTGAGACTGAATACGTGATCGGCGCGACTCCGGCTGGCGGATACGTGAGGATGCTTGGTGAAGAGATCGGTGATGAACCGAAGTCAGACGAGCTGCACACCTTCCTGGTTGAAATCGGACACGACCTTGCACAGGTGACCCGCGAAACCGCGTTGACGGCGGATACCGCGCCAGGCGCACCGCAAGAGGGTGGCGCCGCCGCGATAGACAAACCAGCGCGCGCCGTGGACGAGGGCGATCGGGGCGCGGATCACGGTCTGGACGGATTGCTGGAGTCTCTCGCCTCGCGACCGGTGCCGCTTGAGGCGCAGTTTTCCCGTCCGCTGAAATCAGAAGAGCTCATTCTCTTAAATCGCATTCGCATGCTGAACTCCGCGCGCCAGGCACGGGTATCGCTCCAGCAGAACCCGCCAGAGGAGTTACTCGCCGCGTTTCGTGCGCGCGCATTTCCGAGTCAGCCGCTGTGGAAGCGTTTCGCGATCGTGCTGGCCGGCCCTGCGGCAAACATGTTGTTTGCGCCGGTCCTGCTGACTCTGATCTTCATGTATGGCGTACCCACTCCGTTGCCGGTCATCGATGAGCTGACGCCCGGGATGCCCGCGGTCCAGGCCGGGTTGCAGTCGGGCGACAAGATCATCGCGATTGACAACAAAGCGATCTCTTCCTGGGAAGAGTTCTCCGACGCCGTCAAGGCAAGTAAAGGCGCCCCCCTCAATCTCGAAATCGAGCGTCCCGCGGGCCAGCCGCAGGGCCGCATGAACCTGACGGTGAGGGCGAAGCGGCAAGACGTCAAGACCCCCTTTGGACCGGTGAACGAATGGATCATCGGAGTGACGCCGCGTGAAGCTACACGCCGACTCAACCCCCTCGCGGCGGCCTACCATGCGGTCCTGAGCAGCGTCTCTTTAACCGGCCAGATGGTGGTCGGCATTGCGATGATCGTGAGCGGCACGGTTCCCATCCGTGAGTCGGTGGGTGGACCGATAGCTATCGTTCGGCTGGCTGGCCAGGAAGCCCGCCACGGCCTGTTCAGCTTCGCCATGTTCACGGTAATGCTCAGCCTGCAGCTTGGATTGGTCAATTTGCTGCCGGTACCACTGCTGGACGGCGGTCACCTGGCGTTTTTCGCTTTTGAAGGTGTGCGCGGGAAACCGCTGGCCATGCGGCATCGCGAAATCGCGCTTCAGGTCGGGCTGTTTCTAATCGTGGCGCTGTTCGCGTTGTTGATCTTCAATGACATCTCGCACATTGTGCAGGGCTGA
- the pssA gene encoding CDP-diacylglycerol--serine O-phosphatidyltransferase, translated as MRPTHRLTRRNRPHVPIISGRIREQGDKVASPLRRGVLLAPATITSIGLLSGFYSAISSIGGHFELAAVMIMVAFICDGLDGRIARLSRTSSQFGIEYDSLSDVVAFGMAPAILAFTWALHPIGGLGVAVSGLFVVCAALRLARFNVQTASVDKRRFVGLPVPGAAAMVAGIALAYSYFEFNSPKTLCSLMVPITLALAGLMISRVPYPSFKGINLHKRAQIELMIAAVVGAAFLVTMPQVTVFLLASAFVLSGPYLLLRGERMPNRVAMLPVEAQPQSAPANSDSHRTLEVPD; from the coding sequence ATGAGACCGACGCATCGACTTACGCGGCGCAACCGGCCGCACGTCCCAATCATTTCGGGTCGTATCCGCGAGCAGGGCGACAAGGTGGCTTCGCCGCTGCGGCGGGGTGTGTTGCTCGCACCCGCCACCATCACTTCGATCGGACTGTTGTCGGGTTTTTACTCCGCGATTTCATCCATCGGCGGACACTTCGAACTTGCGGCCGTGATGATCATGGTTGCGTTCATCTGCGACGGGCTGGACGGTAGGATCGCCCGCCTGTCGCGGACTTCGAGCCAGTTTGGAATTGAGTACGACAGCCTGTCCGACGTGGTCGCATTCGGGATGGCGCCGGCGATTCTCGCGTTTACCTGGGCGCTGCATCCGATCGGCGGCCTCGGGGTGGCCGTCTCCGGTTTGTTCGTGGTGTGCGCAGCACTGCGTCTAGCCCGCTTCAACGTGCAAACCGCCTCGGTTGACAAGCGCCGTTTCGTTGGGCTGCCGGTTCCGGGCGCCGCCGCGATGGTCGCCGGGATTGCGCTCGCCTACAGTTACTTCGAATTTAACTCGCCGAAGACGCTGTGTAGCCTGATGGTACCGATCACGCTCGCGCTGGCAGGGCTGATGATCTCGCGGGTGCCCTACCCCAGTTTCAAGGGCATCAACCTTCACAAGCGTGCTCAGATCGAGCTGATGATCGCGGCGGTGGTTGGTGCCGCCTTCCTGGTCACGATGCCCCAGGTAACGGTCTTCCTGCTCGCTTCTGCGTTTGTCCTTTCAGGTCCGTACTTACTGCTGCGGGGCGAGCGAATGCCCAACCGCGTCGCGATGCTGCCGGTGGAGGCACAGCCCCAGTCCGCTCCCGCGAACTCGGACTCACATCGGACGCTCGAAGTGCCGGACTAG
- a CDS encoding phosphoribosyltransferase family protein: protein MDDELLKLFETRRGHFRLESGHHGDLWLEIPLAFLRPGRLRPHARRLARMLVAYRIEAICGPLVEGAFLGQMVAEELALEFLFAEQFPQPSKDGLFPVGYRVPASLRCRIKGKRVAVVDDAINAGSAVRGAIEDLKTCGAQLVAIGALLRLGDRAAVLARAEAVPLVTLTRLEGGTLWSPSECPLCRAGTPLDDQRGIQ from the coding sequence ATGGACGATGAACTGCTTAAGTTGTTCGAAACGCGAAGGGGACATTTTCGTCTCGAATCGGGCCATCACGGCGACTTGTGGCTTGAGATTCCGCTCGCCTTTCTTCGGCCCGGTCGGCTGCGCCCGCATGCGCGGCGACTTGCGCGTATGCTCGTGGCGTATCGCATCGAAGCGATCTGCGGACCGCTGGTGGAGGGCGCATTTCTCGGGCAAATGGTGGCCGAAGAACTCGCCCTGGAATTCTTATTCGCCGAGCAGTTTCCGCAACCCAGCAAAGATGGTCTGTTCCCGGTCGGTTATCGCGTCCCCGCATCGCTGCGCTGTCGAATCAAGGGCAAACGGGTAGCGGTGGTCGATGACGCTATCAATGCAGGTTCGGCGGTCCGCGGCGCCATCGAAGACTTGAAGACCTGTGGCGCGCAACTCGTGGCGATTGGCGCACTGCTGCGGCTTGGTGACCGCGCTGCGGTCCTGGCCCGCGCCGAGGCGGTGCCGCTGGTGACTTTGACTCGCCTCGAGGGCGGCACTTTGTGGAGTCCCTCCGAGTGCCCGCTGTGTAGAGCGGGCACCCCGCTCGATGATCAGAGGGGCATCCAGTAG
- a CDS encoding VOC family protein yields MAQHTHIRHRAGSVRPYLYGNLDLPDLIKRAFDAEELERLPTPGGFHIEARIGDSMVVLEVGNFPAHVKPTPASIYVYVADVDRAYRRALDAGATSLAAPEDKPYQERGAGVKDTFGNIWYIATYTG; encoded by the coding sequence ATGGCCCAGCACACACACATCCGTCACCGCGCGGGCTCGGTGAGGCCATATCTCTACGGCAACCTTGACCTGCCGGACTTGATCAAGCGCGCGTTTGACGCCGAAGAGTTGGAACGCCTTCCGACCCCTGGCGGGTTTCATATCGAAGCCAGAATCGGGGACTCGATGGTGGTGCTCGAGGTTGGAAACTTTCCCGCCCATGTCAAGCCGACCCCGGCCTCCATCTATGTGTATGTCGCCGACGTCGACCGGGCCTACCGACGTGCCCTGGATGCGGGGGCAACTTCGTTAGCGGCTCCGGAAGACAAGCCCTACCAGGAGCGCGGTGCAGGCGTGAAAGATACCTTCGGTAACATCTGGTACATCGCGACCTACACGGGGTAA
- a CDS encoding phosphatidylserine decarboxylase: MAGIASAIGIAAEGLAVSLAVFGLAVALIVIGFHKIGGIVLVCALGVGLFFRDPERFPARTAGVVISGADGKVTDISQVEMPGSAGVRCHRVSVFMSPLNVHVNRAPVAGEVTRVEHTPGQFRAAFRDEASQHNERNLIVFRGLGDRPTALMQVAGYLARRIVCNLRVHDRIESGQRIGLIMFGSRVDHFIPNEFGLTVGLGDRVRAGQSVLAELNQ, translated from the coding sequence ATGGCGGGTATCGCTAGTGCGATAGGAATCGCCGCAGAGGGACTGGCCGTCTCGCTGGCGGTCTTCGGACTGGCGGTCGCTCTGATCGTGATCGGGTTCCACAAGATTGGCGGGATCGTCCTGGTCTGCGCGCTGGGGGTGGGATTGTTTTTCCGAGACCCCGAGCGGTTCCCGGCAAGGACCGCGGGAGTCGTGATTTCGGGGGCCGACGGCAAGGTGACGGACATCTCGCAGGTGGAGATGCCCGGCAGCGCGGGGGTGAGATGCCATCGGGTGTCGGTGTTCATGTCGCCGCTCAACGTGCACGTCAACCGCGCGCCGGTGGCCGGCGAAGTCACCCGGGTCGAACATACCCCGGGTCAATTCCGCGCCGCGTTCCGCGACGAAGCCAGCCAGCACAACGAAAGAAATCTCATTGTTTTCAGGGGCTTAGGCGACCGCCCAACCGCTTTAATGCAGGTGGCTGGCTATCTGGCCCGCCGCATCGTATGCAATCTCCGCGTCCATGATAGAATTGAAAGTGGGCAAAGGATTGGCTTGATTATGTTCGGCAGCCGAGTGGATCATTTTATCCCGAACGAATTTGGGCTCACGGTTGGACTGGGAGACCGAGTCCGCGCGGGCCAATCCGTCCTCGCCGAACTGAATCAATGA
- a CDS encoding 2-isopropylmalate synthase, translated as MADFNTTPAETDYVRIFDTTLRDGEQSPGCTMNVEEKITIARQLDRLNVDIIEAGFAASSPGDFESVRRVADSVKGPRVLSLSRTREEDVDQALRSVDKAHNPGIHIFLATSEIHMKYKLNMTREDVLDAATWAVTRARKNLDYIEFSCEDASRSDWDFMAKVCAEVIRAGAMVINLPDTTGHALPEEFGRMFSYLREHVPGSDKVIWSAHCHNDLGLAVANSLAAVKNGARQIECTINGIGERAGNCSMEEVVMAMKTRHDLMGVQSRIDTRQIFPASRLLSQVIGQPVPANKPIVGDNAFAHEAGIHQDGVLKYKLTYEIMKPEDIGIPSNKLVLGKHSGRHAFADRLKHLGVATDSIDLNKAFVEFKALCDKKKVIYDDDILALVTEEARRTTDHYELVDLQVSSASGSLPHAQVALRVDGDEKRGEAVGDGMVDACYKAIYKIVGLQPALERYAVKAITGGTDALGEVSCLLRQNGMTVAGAGAHSDIVMASALALVNALNRLKGRTAMPLKPTMDVR; from the coding sequence ATGGCCGACTTCAATACTACACCCGCCGAAACCGATTATGTGCGGATCTTCGACACCACGCTGCGCGATGGCGAGCAATCGCCGGGATGCACCATGAACGTCGAGGAAAAGATTACTATTGCTCGCCAGCTCGACCGGCTCAACGTCGACATTATCGAGGCGGGTTTTGCCGCCTCCTCTCCGGGCGATTTCGAATCGGTGCGGCGGGTAGCCGACTCGGTCAAGGGTCCGCGGGTTCTCAGCCTGTCACGCACGCGTGAAGAGGATGTCGACCAGGCGCTGCGCTCGGTGGACAAGGCCCATAATCCTGGCATCCACATTTTCCTCGCCACCTCCGAAATCCACATGAAGTACAAGCTCAACATGACACGCGAGGACGTGCTGGATGCGGCTACCTGGGCGGTCACCCGCGCCAGGAAGAACCTTGATTACATCGAGTTCTCCTGCGAGGACGCATCGCGATCCGACTGGGACTTCATGGCCAAGGTCTGCGCCGAGGTGATACGCGCGGGCGCCATGGTGATTAATCTGCCCGACACGACCGGCCACGCACTTCCCGAAGAATTCGGTCGGATGTTCTCCTATCTGCGCGAGCATGTACCGGGAAGTGACAAGGTTATCTGGAGCGCGCATTGTCACAACGATCTTGGATTGGCGGTGGCAAATTCGTTGGCGGCGGTCAAAAACGGCGCCCGTCAGATCGAATGCACCATCAATGGCATCGGCGAGCGCGCGGGCAACTGCTCGATGGAAGAAGTCGTGATGGCGATGAAGACGCGGCACGACCTGATGGGTGTTCAATCGCGCATCGACACGCGCCAGATTTTTCCCGCCTCGCGCCTGCTCTCGCAGGTGATTGGCCAGCCGGTGCCCGCCAACAAGCCGATCGTGGGCGACAACGCATTCGCTCACGAAGCGGGAATCCATCAGGACGGGGTACTCAAATACAAGCTGACCTACGAGATCATGAAGCCGGAGGACATCGGCATTCCGTCCAACAAACTGGTGCTCGGCAAGCACTCAGGCCGTCACGCCTTTGCCGATCGGCTCAAGCATCTGGGGGTCGCTACCGATTCGATTGATCTCAACAAAGCATTCGTCGAGTTCAAGGCGCTCTGCGACAAAAAAAAGGTCATCTATGATGACGACATTCTGGCGCTGGTTACCGAGGAAGCGCGCCGAACCACCGATCACTACGAGTTGGTAGATCTCCAGGTCAGCTCGGCCTCCGGGTCGCTACCTCACGCACAGGTCGCGCTGCGGGTCGACGGGGACGAGAAACGCGGGGAGGCGGTAGGAGACGGGATGGTGGATGCCTGCTACAAGGCGATCTACAAGATTGTCGGCCTCCAGCCGGCGCTCGAACGCTACGCGGTAAAAGCGATCACCGGGGGGACCGATGCGCTCGGGGAAGTAAGCTGCCTGCTGCGCCAAAACGGGATGACCGTCGCGGGCGCGGGAGCGCACAGCGACATCGTGATGGCCAGTGCGCTGGCCCTGGTTAACGCGCTCAACCGGCTCAAGGGGCGTACCGCCATGCCTCTCAAACCAACGATGGACGTGCGCTAA
- a CDS encoding prolyl oligopeptidase family serine peptidase, with protein sequence MRKPLSLLGAGALLLMASSSIHPASAPLVYPPARRGDQVDVYHGISVADPYRWMEHIDSPETRAWIEAEDRLTQGYLGEIPGRDDIARRLKKLLDFERWSPPWRRGKNWFYWHNSGLQNQSVLFVTEYPEQPARALIDPNLLSKDGTVAVTSWAVSHDGKLAAYALSDGGSDWQVWHVREVATGKDLPDQLRWSKFGGATWRKDGSGFYYTAFAPPQPGEVLKAANQYEKLMFHKLGTPQSADVLVYTRTDAPDWYIGPQVSYDGRYLILNVSRGTEVKNALLVQDLSVENAPLIPIVQRPTASFEFCDNLGTTLYIVSDDQAPRYRLIAIDITKPSRDDWRTVVPEGPDLLQDASLIGGQFIAAYMHDAHSVVRRYSLDGKLLGSVELPGLGAVSGFAGHLDDAVTYFDFSSFTTPPSVYRYEVADGTSTIWHSPTLSGYDPAQYETRQVFYTSKDGTRVPMFISARKGLVLDGDNPTILTAYGGFNIPLVPFFGASWATWMELGGVVAVANLRGGGEYGREWHEAGMKLHKQTVFDDFIAAAEYLIAQHWTNPKRLAIWGGSNGGLLVGAVEEQRADLFAAALPHVGVLDVLRFREFTVGQAWEAEYGTVDNPEEFRAMLAYSPLQNVRAGVNYPATLVMTGDHDDRVFPAHSFKFAAAMQHADPKGNPILIRIETRAGHGMGKPLLKSIEETADAFAFILRAFGMAQ encoded by the coding sequence TTGAGAAAACCCCTTAGCCTGCTCGGTGCGGGCGCGCTGTTACTGATGGCATCCTCCAGCATCCATCCCGCCTCGGCGCCGTTGGTATATCCGCCGGCGCGGCGCGGCGATCAGGTCGACGTCTATCACGGCATCTCGGTTGCCGACCCCTACCGGTGGATGGAGCACATCGATTCACCGGAGACGCGTGCTTGGATCGAAGCTGAAGACCGGCTGACTCAGGGTTACCTCGGAGAAATACCAGGGCGCGACGATATCGCGCGGCGGCTCAAGAAACTGCTTGACTTCGAGCGATGGAGTCCGCCGTGGCGACGCGGAAAAAACTGGTTTTACTGGCATAACAGCGGGTTGCAGAATCAATCGGTACTGTTCGTCACTGAGTACCCGGAGCAACCGGCGCGCGCGCTGATCGATCCAAATCTGCTCTCCAAAGATGGCACGGTCGCGGTGACGAGCTGGGCGGTCTCACACGATGGTAAGCTGGCCGCTTACGCACTCTCCGACGGGGGCTCGGACTGGCAGGTTTGGCACGTTCGCGAAGTGGCAACCGGCAAGGATTTGCCAGACCAGCTGCGCTGGTCGAAATTCGGCGGCGCGACCTGGCGTAAAGATGGCAGTGGCTTTTACTACACGGCATTCGCTCCGCCGCAGCCTGGCGAAGTCCTGAAGGCCGCGAATCAGTACGAGAAGTTGATGTTCCACAAGCTTGGGACGCCGCAATCGGCCGACGTGCTGGTCTACACGCGGACCGACGCCCCTGACTGGTACATCGGCCCGCAAGTCTCGTACGACGGCCGCTATCTGATTCTCAATGTGTCGCGAGGCACCGAGGTCAAGAACGCCCTGCTGGTGCAGGACTTGTCGGTAGAGAATGCTCCTCTGATCCCCATTGTGCAAAGGCCGACCGCAAGCTTCGAATTTTGCGATAACCTTGGGACAACCTTATACATCGTCAGCGACGACCAGGCCCCCCGCTACCGTCTGATCGCGATCGATATCACCAAGCCATCTCGCGACGACTGGCGCACCGTGGTTCCGGAAGGGCCGGACCTCCTGCAAGACGCCAGCCTCATCGGTGGCCAGTTCATCGCCGCGTACATGCACGACGCGCACAGCGTGGTGCGGCGCTACTCATTGGATGGGAAGCTGCTGGGAAGCGTGGAGCTGCCTGGTCTTGGCGCAGTTTCCGGTTTTGCTGGACACCTCGATGACGCCGTCACCTATTTCGACTTCAGCAGCTTCACCACCCCGCCATCCGTCTATCGTTACGAGGTCGCTGATGGAACCAGTACCATCTGGCACTCTCCGACCCTGTCTGGCTATGACCCGGCGCAATACGAGACCAGGCAGGTTTTTTACACCAGCAAGGACGGCACTCGTGTCCCGATGTTCATCAGCGCGCGCAAGGGGCTCGTGCTCGATGGCGACAATCCCACGATCCTGACTGCCTACGGCGGCTTCAATATTCCGCTGGTGCCGTTTTTCGGGGCGAGTTGGGCGACCTGGATGGAACTGGGCGGCGTGGTCGCGGTTGCGAACCTGCGCGGCGGCGGCGAGTATGGGCGCGAATGGCATGAGGCCGGCATGAAATTGCACAAGCAGACGGTGTTCGATGACTTCATCGCGGCGGCCGAATATCTAATCGCACAGCACTGGACCAACCCGAAACGGCTCGCCATCTGGGGCGGTTCGAACGGTGGCCTTCTGGTGGGCGCAGTCGAGGAACAACGGGCCGATCTGTTCGCGGCGGCGCTGCCGCACGTGGGCGTGCTGGACGTGCTGCGCTTTCGTGAGTTCACGGTGGGACAGGCATGGGAAGCGGAGTACGGGACGGTCGACAATCCCGAGGAATTCAGGGCGATGCTCGCGTATTCGCCGCTGCAGAATGTGCGGGCGGGGGTGAATTACCCCGCGACTCTGGTCATGACCGGCGATCATGACGATCGGGTTTTTCCCGCGCATAGCTTCAAGTTCGCAGCCGCGATGCAACACGCCGATCCCAAGGGAAATCCGATCCTGATTCGCATCGAGACACGCGCTGGGCACGGCATGGGCAAACCGCTGCTCAAGAGCATCGAGGAGACCGCGGACGCGTTCGCCTTCATCCTGCGGGCGTTCGGGATGGCCCAATGA
- the ilvC gene encoding ketol-acid reductoisomerase: protein MKVYYDRDADLSALRGKKIAIIGFGSQGHAHALNLRDSGMDVRVGLDPKSASREKATKQGLPVFDTAEAARQGEVIMMLVPDEAASDIYREHIEPHLSKGKYLAFGHGFNIHFKFIQPPPDVNVFMVAPKGPGHLVRSEYTKGRGVPCLLAVQQDPSRDTRPVGLAWASAIGGGRAAIIETTFKDETETDLFGEQSVLCGGLTELIRAGYETLVNAGYPPEMAYFECVHEVKLIVDLIYEGGISNMRYSISNTAEYGDMTRGHRIVGKEVREAMKSALADIQSGKFAKEWIEEYRVGLPHFRELRKEGEQHQIEAVGRELRAFMPWLASERLVDRSKN, encoded by the coding sequence ATGAAGGTCTACTACGACCGCGATGCGGACCTAAGTGCCTTGCGCGGCAAGAAAATCGCCATCATCGGCTTTGGTAGCCAGGGACACGCGCATGCGTTGAACCTGCGCGACAGCGGAATGGACGTGCGGGTCGGTCTCGACCCCAAGAGCGCGTCGCGCGAGAAAGCAACCAAGCAGGGGCTGCCGGTTTTCGACACCGCGGAGGCGGCTCGGCAGGGTGAGGTTATCATGATGCTGGTCCCGGACGAGGCGGCCTCCGACATCTACCGCGAGCATATCGAGCCGCATTTGAGCAAGGGCAAGTACCTCGCGTTCGGACACGGCTTTAACATCCACTTCAAATTCATCCAGCCCCCGCCGGACGTGAATGTGTTCATGGTGGCTCCCAAGGGACCCGGGCACCTGGTCCGATCGGAATATACGAAAGGACGGGGAGTGCCGTGCCTGCTCGCGGTCCAGCAGGATCCGTCGCGAGATACGCGGCCGGTGGGGCTCGCGTGGGCTTCGGCTATTGGGGGCGGCCGAGCCGCGATTATCGAGACGACCTTCAAGGACGAGACCGAGACGGATTTGTTCGGCGAGCAGTCGGTGCTATGCGGGGGGCTGACCGAACTTATTCGCGCCGGCTACGAGACTCTGGTCAACGCCGGTTATCCGCCGGAAATGGCCTACTTCGAATGCGTGCACGAAGTGAAGCTGATCGTGGATCTGATCTACGAGGGCGGCATTTCCAATATGCGCTATTCGATCAGCAACACCGCCGAATACGGCGACATGACGCGCGGGCATCGGATCGTCGGCAAAGAAGTGCGCGAGGCGATGAAAAGCGCCCTCGCGGATATCCAGTCGGGCAAATTCGCCAAAGAGTGGATCGAGGAATACCGGGTCGGACTCCCGCATTTTCGTGAGCTGCGCAAGGAAGGCGAGCAGCATCAGATCGAAGCGGTGGGCCGGGAGCTGCGCGCGTTCATGCCCTGGTTGGCCAGCGAACGGCTGGTGGATCGTTCCAAGAACTGA
- the tsaB gene encoding tRNA (adenosine(37)-N6)-threonylcarbamoyltransferase complex dimerization subunit type 1 TsaB, translating to MTSRTLCRADFLLAHAGAAGAVLGLDTGSPIASVALVVAGRLASEIARPVTSHGAALPQAVAQLLDHAELRASDLSGIAVGIGPGSFTGLRIGLSYAKGLAFASGAKIIGVASLDALAAGALDAPAACPGLQVCALLDARKREVYAALYEIVADGLEKISQDVVMPLVRVTSPLRQNAILAGDYTAKDAAALAEKQGLEVTVLGPEALELRGRYIAALGAAKIAAGRSDSIDSLEPLYIRPPDAIAASGQSKVSEGVWSAERKNLSSSI from the coding sequence ATGACATCTCGCACATTGTGCAGGGCTGATTTTCTGCTCGCGCATGCCGGCGCCGCAGGCGCGGTTTTGGGGCTCGATACCGGCTCACCCATCGCCAGCGTCGCGCTGGTGGTGGCTGGCCGATTGGCCAGCGAAATCGCACGGCCCGTGACCTCGCACGGCGCCGCGTTGCCTCAGGCCGTGGCGCAATTGCTAGACCACGCTGAGCTGCGTGCGTCGGACCTGAGCGGGATCGCGGTCGGAATCGGCCCGGGTTCGTTTACCGGGCTCAGAATCGGTCTGAGCTACGCCAAGGGTCTGGCGTTCGCATCAGGAGCCAAAATCATCGGGGTCGCGAGCTTGGACGCGCTGGCAGCCGGCGCGCTGGACGCGCCCGCGGCCTGTCCAGGGTTGCAGGTCTGCGCTCTGCTGGATGCCCGCAAGAGAGAGGTTTACGCGGCTCTTTACGAAATTGTGGCGGATGGGTTAGAGAAGATATCGCAGGATGTGGTTATGCCGCTGGTGCGAGTGACCTCACCTCTCCGTCAGAACGCGATTCTCGCCGGCGACTATACGGCAAAGGATGCGGCGGCCCTTGCGGAAAAACAGGGTCTCGAAGTGACGGTTCTGGGGCCTGAGGCCTTGGAATTGCGCGGACGTTACATTGCGGCGTTGGGTGCCGCGAAGATCGCTGCGGGGCGGAGCGATTCGATCGACTCCCTGGAGCCGCTTTATATTCGACCCCCGGACGCCATCGCCGCGTCCGGTCAGTCTAAGGTATCGGAGGGCGTATGGAGCGCAGAGAGGAAGAACTTATCCAGCAGCATCTGA